The proteins below come from a single Alnus glutinosa chromosome 9, dhAlnGlut1.1, whole genome shotgun sequence genomic window:
- the LOC133878637 gene encoding protein NRT1/ PTR FAMILY 7.1, which yields MGSLIISFTNEGKVREENTSFGDAAVTKTCNKNGQMVTSPGSKDNCLVKKGTGGWKYTSILLANQGLATLAFFGVGVNLVLFLTRVLDQENAVAANNVSKWTGTVYLFSLVGAFLSDSYWGRFLTCAVFQIIFVVGLGLLSLTSWLFLIKPTGCGDGGMACMPTSSIGVAIFYFSIYLVAFGYGGHQPTLATFGADQFDAANPKEKESKVAFFAYFYFALNVGSLFSNTVLVYYEDTGRWTLGFLASFGSAIIALLSFLMGTPRYRYVKPSGNPLPRVAQVFVATAKKWHVVPAHPEELYEVEGSESAIKGSRKILHSNEFDFLDKAATIIASDLYGPKHPWSLCTVTQVEEAKCVLKMLPIWLCTIIYSVVFTQMASLFVEQGDVMNTKIGNFHLPAASMSAFDICSVLICTGIYRQILVPLAGKLSGNPKGLTELQRMGIGLIIGMFAMLAAGATEIERLRHVMPGQKSSSLSILWQIPQYVLVGASEVFMYIGQLEFFNGQAPDGIKSLGSSLCMASISLGNYVSSLLVNMVMGITARGNNPGWIPNDLNTGHIDRFFFLIAVLTAFDFVIYLLCANWYKGINHDDIEKETDPKQGQEEVLSRV from the exons ATGGGTTCTCTTATTATCAGCTTCACCAACGAAGGAAAG GTCAGGGAAGAAAATACTAGCTTTGGAGATGCAGCTGTGACCAAAACCTGCAACAAGAATGGACAGATGGTGACCAGTCCTGGAAGCAAGGATAATTGCCTTGTTAAGAAGGGCACAGGAGGGTGGAAATATACAAGCATCTTGTTAG CAAATCAAGGCCTAGCAACACTAGCTTTCTTTGGTGTTGGTGTGAACTTGGTGTTGTTCTTGACTAGAGTTCTTGATCAAGAAAATGCCGTTGCTGCCAATAATGTTAGCAAGTGGACTGGAACTGTTTATTTGTTCTCTCTGGTTGGAGCATTCCTCAGCGATTCATACTGGGGCCGTTTCTTAACCTGCGCAGTCTTTCAGATCATTTTTGTagtg GGTTTGGGGCTATTATCCCTCACGTCATGGCTTTTTCTGATCAAACCAACGGGTTGTGGTGATGGGGGAATGGCTTGCATGCCCACATCCTCAATTGGCGTGGCcatcttttacttttctatCTATTTAGTAGCTTTTGGATATGGCGGGCACCAACCAACTCTTGCCACGTTTGGAGCAGACCAATTTGATGCCGCAAACCCTAAAGAAAAGGAAtcgaaagtggctttctttgcctACTTTTACTTTGCACTCAACGTAGGCTCTCTTTTCTCAAACACCGTTTTGGTGTACTACGAAGACACCGGAAGATGGACACTTGGGTTTCTGGCATCCTTTGGTTCTGCTATTATTGCCTTGCTGTCGTTTCTGATGGGGACTCCTCGATATCGCTACGTAAAGCCATCTGGCAACCCTCTGCCACGTGTTGCTCAGGTATTTGTCGCCACCGCTAAGAAATGGCATGTTGTTCCTGCCCACCCGGAAGAGCTGTATGAAGTGGAAGGATCAGAATCTGCCATTAAAGGGAGCAGGAAGATTCTTCATAGCAACGAGTTTGA ttttctggACAAGGCAGCAACAATAATTGCCAGTGATCTGTATGGCCCAAAACATCCATGGAGCCTTTGCACTGTGACTCAAGTTGAAGAAGCCAAGTGTGTTCTGAAAATGTTACCTATTTGGCTATGTACTATAATCTACTCAGTCGTCTTCACGCAAATGGCTTCTCTCTTTGTCGAGCAAGGAGACGTGATGAACACCAAGATTGGCAACTTTCACCTTCCAGCTGCCAGCATGTCTGCCTTCGATATTTGCAGTGTCCTTATTTGCACTGGAATTTATCGCCAAATTCTCGTTCCCCTTGCTGGAAAACTAAGCGGAAATCCCAAGGGCTTAACTGAGCTTCAAAGAATGGGCATTGGGCTCATTATTGGAATGTTTGCAATGCTTGCAGCCGGCGCCACAGAGATTGAGAGGCTCAGACATGTCATGCCCGGTCAGAAGAGTAGCTCCTTAAGCATACTCTGGCAAATTCCACAGTATGTTCTTGTTGGCGCTTCGGAAGTTTTTATGTATATTGGCCAGTTGGAGTTCTTTAATGGGCAAGCACCGGATGGTATAAAAAGCCTCGGAAGCTCGCTTTGCATGGCGTCGATTTCTCTTGGAAACTACGTTAGTAGCTTGCTGGTTAACATGGTCATGGGGATTACTGCTAGAGGAAATAATCCCGGTTGGATCCCGAATGACTTGAATACCGGCCACATTGACAGGTTTTTCTTCCTGATTGCAGTCTTAACGGCTTTTGACTTTGTGATTTACTTGCTTTGTGCTAACTGGTACAAGGGCATCAACCATGATGACATCGAGAAAGAAACTGATCCGAAGCAAGGACAAGAAGAAGTGCTCAGCAGAGTCTAG